A window of the Fusarium poae strain DAOMC 252244 chromosome 3, whole genome shotgun sequence genome harbors these coding sequences:
- a CDS encoding hypothetical protein (BUSCO:13808at5125): MATLSHHQNHTVNQSASPSDTFDQDTTTRSHPPSQTTTPRSSPPLQPPPAPPVDATNNPSTVSANTTTGSRSASGSGPGPTPGTDTPVYVPYHPQQGHHRHTSSVSRFNNRSSSGLFALAASAFDRTQNAIAAISEPSVRPRQSSGALSRLSLLTSSSPSSEPSSPDKYHRLRSSSNQSLSSGATVDGKIAPQALQANNPPSQPYATTDPNHPLPYKSSTAAKMHQTSSRLLRMTDDDRPFTKDFKDLFSTLVVSLLPLSAHRVRLTKVEYTFLSEDAINNLGSLKFSQSNRMPDPKDPSRIVTTTTTTTFSMAKDMARSICQRFLEARFIESADGKYQQVYTMKGSVWQLTPKGITVLDRFCSRNGIQQKQVSELANLASTQLVLLERDPQTDKLLHDHGTIEVIFRRFAGAEGRNIKSTVNAADSDSLHDYRDGLTGVKMAAERKVNGKTYRDTFTGKATTDWLMDCSTIVDKRETLEVATLFVEFELMEPVAQDRAYMAQNPGCNLFQPTKYAIYQLSQRGKDIVSGAASRGRASESEGGATSQRNGITRDSNTQRLDKILNDPALRLLFREQLRDTHCEENLSFYQDVDEFVRSCKAATRAAQKAPNTNAMDGIKEIMASAYGIYNAFLAPGSPCELNIDHQLRNNLATRMTKAVGQDVAMIDTLQEVTSLFEDAQNAVFKLMASDSVPKFLRSPKYEQQLRNYEFDVVGRGPERSQSRSNRK; encoded by the exons ATGGCCACTCTGTCGCATCACCAAAATCACACGGTAAACCAGTCTGCCTCTCCTTCTGATACCTTCGACCAGGATACGACTACTCGCTCTCACCCACCTTCTCAAACTACTACTCCACGCTCTTCGCCTCCTCTTCAACCACCTCCCGCACCACCAGTGGACGCTACCAACAACCCTTCCACTGTCTCCGCAAATACAACCACAGGATCAAGATCAGCTTCAGGATCAGGGCCAGGGCCAACACCAGGAACAGACACACCCGTCTACGTCCCATACCACCCACAACAAGGTCACCATCGTCATACCTCGTCAGTCTCGAGATTCAACAATCGTTCCTCCTCAGGTCTCTTTGCATTGGCCGCCTCTGCCTTTGACCGTACACAAAACGCAATTGCTGCCATTTCAGAGCCTTCCGTCCGACCTCGACAGTCTAGCGGCGCTCTCTCAAGGCTTTCCTTGCTTACCAGCTCGTCACCTTCGTCCGAACCCTCTAGTCCGGACAAATATCACCGTCTTCGAAGCTCCTCAAATCAATCGCTTTCGTCAGGCGCAACCGTGGACGGCAAAATTGCTCCCCAGGCTTTGCAGGCGAACAACCCGCCGTCTCAGCCTTACGCAACAACAGATCCGAATCACCCTCTCCCTTACAAGTCCTCCACAGCCGCCAAAATGCATCAAACATCATCGCGCTTATTGCGCATGACGGACGATGACCGGCCATTCACAAAG GACTTTAAAGATCTTTTCTCAACCCTTGTTGTCAGTTTGCTGCCGCTCTCGGCTCACCGTGTCCGATTGACCAAGGTTGAATACACCTTTTTGTCTGAGGATGCTATTAACAACCTGGGTTCTCTCAAATTCTCTCAATCCAACCGCATGCCTGACCCTAAGGACCCCTCCCGCATTGTTACCACCACGACAACCACCACCTTCTCCATGGCTAAGGACATGGCTCGTTCTATCTGTCAAAGGTTTCTGGAGGCACGCTTTATCGAATCAGCCGATGGTAAATACCAACAGGTTTATACGATGAAGGGTTCTGTCTGGCAACTAACCCCCAAGGGTATCACCGTATTGGATAGGTTCTGTTCCAGAAACGGCATCCAGCAAAAGCAAGTTTCTGAGCTCGCCAACCTTGCTTCCACCCAACTGGTGCTGCTCGAGCGCGACCCTCAGACGGACAAGCTTCTCCACGATCACGGAACAATCGAGGTTATCTTCCGCCGTTTTGCTGGAGCAGAGGGCCGCAACATCAAGTCCACTGTCAACGCTGCCGATTCAGACTCTCTGCATGATTATAGGGATGGACTCACAGGAGTCAAGATGGCTGCTGAGCGCAAGGTGAATGGAAAGACATATCGTGATACCTTCACTGGTAAGGCCACCACTGATTGGCTTATGGACTGTTCGACTATTGTGGATAAGAGGGAAACTCTCGAGGTGGCTACTCTCTTCGTCGAGTTCGAGTTGATGGAACCTGTGGCCCAGGACCGGGCTTACATGGCCCAGAACCCTGGCTGCAACCTCTTCCAGCCTACCAAGTATGCTATCTACCAGCTATCACAACGCGGAAAGGATATTGTCAGCGGTGCTGCCTCTCGAGGACGTGCTTCTGAGAGTGAAGGCGGTGCCACATCCCAGCGAAATGGCATCACCAGAGACTCCAACACTCAACGTCTTGACAAGATCTTGAACGACCCTGCTCTTCGCCTTCTTTTCCGTGAACAGCTCCGGGATACTCACTGTGAAGAGAACTTGTCATTCTAccaagatgttgatgagtttGTGCGCAGTTGCAAGGCTGCCACACGGGCTGCGCAAAAGGCGCCCAACACCAATGCTATGGACGGAATTAAGGAGATCATGGCTTCAGCATATGGTATCTACAATGCCTTCCTGGCTCCGGGATCGCCTTGCGAACTCAACATCGACCACCAGTTGCGCAACAACCTGGCTACACGAATGACCAAGGCCGTTGGACAGGATGTGGCTATGATTGACACTCTTCAAGAGGTGACGTCGCTGTTTGAAGATGCTCAAAACGCTGTCTTCAAGCTGATGGCTAGT GACTCGGTACCAAAATTCCTTCGCAGCCCCAAATATGAGCAACAACTGCGAAACTACGAATTCGACGTTGTTGGCCGAGGTCCCGAGCGAAGCCAAAGCAGATCCAACCGAAAGTGA
- a CDS encoding hypothetical protein (SECRETED:SignalP(1-18)), translating into MYAFNAAALLALVGAVAAKPTASPAPMPTGSKNGTVTVTSVVDVYTTYCPGPTSFHMGGKDYVVTKPTTLIITDCPCTVTETHPAGPTWIPGHPGYKPEHPVKPEHPVKPEHPVKPEHPVKPEHPEVEKPEHPAKPEHPEVEKPAQPENPTNPEKPEGEKPGKDEEVPEEPVVTAGAGAVQFGLGLAAFLGLMAL; encoded by the coding sequence ATGTACGCCTTCAACGCCGCCGCTCTTCTCGCCCTTGTTGGCGCCGTTGCTGCCAAGCCCACCGCCTCTCCTGCTCCTATGCCCACTGGAAGCAAGAACGgcactgtcactgtcaccAGCGTCGTCGATGTCTACACCACCTACTGCCCTGGACCTACCAGCTTCCACATGGGCGGTAAGGACTATGTTGTCACCAAGCCCACCACTCTGATCATCACCGACTGCCCTTGCACCGTCACTGAGACTCACCCCGCTGGTCCTACTTGGATTCCTGGTCACCCTGGCTACAAGCCTGAGCACCCCGTCAAGCCTGAGCACCCCGTCAAGCCTGAGCACCCCGTCAAGCCCGAGCATCCCGTCAAGCCCGAGCACCCCGAGGTTGAGAAGCCTGAGCATCCCGCCAAGCCTGAGCACCCCGAGGTTGAGAAGCCTGCCCAGCCTGAGAACCCCACCAACCCCGAGAAGCCCGAGGGTGAGAAGCCCGGCAAGGATGAGGAGGTCCCCGAGGAGCCCGTTGTCACTGCCGGCGCTGGTGCCGTTCAGTTCGGACTTGGCCTTGCTGCCTTCCTCGGTCTCATGGCTCTGTAA
- a CDS encoding hypothetical protein (BUSCO:11392at5125): MNLSPTPNARKRIQFQDDPVPTPATLKKRRLDELVPGSPSTPKALNAINSAYPAVTSNSQNLWPPVDNNFEIPAHLRPVVSPSKPVPTSQPAAPPMFRPALKASALKGTIWDTGDTKKSYPLPKKVGVSRPRTASPKKPAAPRGRPRKKKVEEPAPETGDELSAPQESTDELSTKNGCVSVPKPTPKGILTPKKGRPRGRPKNVTFGAGQGKNGEVFFEDISSKLKTLRKPTNPEADEIVCSLCLKPHSQAPNQIILCDICDFAVHQECYGVPDIPEGDWLCKSCTQEDILKTPKKTTGVQPPAVKVAADVPDIANLDQHVRSLQRVLLDRCTGRRRLQLSAQLEAEEKVYQLVEQTVVAGEGNSMMIIGARGCGKTTLLEKVISDVSQEHKSDFHVVRLNGFIHTDDKLALKEIWRQLGKEMQVEDDLMNRTNYADTMASLLALLSHPSEIIGTDEGVTSQSIVFVIDEFDMFASHPRQTLLYNLFDIAQSRKAPIAVVGCTTRLDVVEMLEKRVKSRFSHRYVYLSLPKSLPAYWQVCRQGLTVDSDEAEKEGINTYLEGHAAFQEYWNKKIEGLYRERSFQDLLQYHYYTTKSASAFLTEWILPLSALSANDVTLKIPAVQADVESLTPPDSRLHLLSTLSELDLGLLIAAARLDIVAHTDTVNLAMAYDEYSSLMGRQRVHSATAGMLAVGGGVRVWSRGVAGIAWERLISLGLLVPAGIGGARNLGHGGLEGKMWKVDVALEEIPAAVKLNAVLARWCREI; this comes from the exons ATGAATCTCTCTCCCACTCCGAACGCTCGAAAGCGGATTCAATTCCAAGATGACCCTGTCCCAACTCCTGCGACCCTCAAGAAACGCCGACTCGATGAACTCGTACCCGGATCGCCTTCAACCCCCAAGGCGCTCAACGCTATCAATTCAGCATATCCTGCAGTCACATCCAACAGCCAGAACTTATGGCCACCGGTAGACAACAATTTCGAGATACCGGCCCACCTACGGCCCGTCGTGTCGCCATCAAAGCCTGTACCTACATCGCAACCCGCTGCACCACCGATGTTCCGCCCTGCACTCAAGGCATCAGCACTAAAAGGAACGATATGGGACACTGGAGATACGAAAAAATCTTATCCTCTTCCGAAAAAGGTCGGTGTTAGCCGGCCAAGGACCGCTTCGCCAAAGAAACCAGCTGCCCCAAGGGGCAGGCCgcggaagaagaaggtcgaAGAGCCGGCCCCAGAGACGGGCGATGAACTTTCAGCACCACAAGAATCTACCGACGAGCTGTCTACAAAAAATGGATGTGTTTCGGTGCCGAAACCTACGCCCAAGGGTATCCTGACTCCCAAGAAGGGGAGACCACGAGGCCGACCGAAGAATGTCACTTTTGGGGCGGGTCAGGGCAAAAATGGCGAAGTCTTCTTTGAAGATATATCGAGCAAACTCAAGACACTACGCAAGCCCACCAACCCTGAAGCAGATGAGATCGTTTGCTCACTGTGCTTGAAACCTCATTCGCAGGCCCCCAACCAAATCATCCTATGCGACATATGTGATTTTGCAGTCCATCAAGAATGTTATGGTGTTCCGGATATTCCAGAAGGTGATTGGCTTTGCAAGTCGTGTACTCAAGAGGACATACTTAAGACGCCGAAAAAGACCACTGGTGTGCAGCCCCCAGCTGTTAAGGTCGCAGCAGATGTGCCTGACATTGCCAACTTGGACCAGCATGTCCGGTCATTACAGCGAGTCCTTCTGGATCGTTGTACGGGGAGAAGGCGCTTGCAGTTGTCCGCGCAGCTTGAGGCCGAAGAAAAAGTTTATCAGCTTGTGGAACAGACGGTTGTTGCTGGTGAAGGAAACTCCATGATGATAATTGGAGCAAGAGGATGTGGCAAGACCACT TTACTAGAAAAGGTCATCTCTGATGTATCTCAAGAACACAAGAGCGATTTTCACGTGGTGCGGCTCAATGGCTTCATTCATACTGATGACAAGCTGGCCCTGAAAGAGATCTGGCGACAGCTAGGCAAGGAGATGCAGGTAGAAGATGACCTGATGAATAGA ACAAACTATGCCGACACCATGGCGTCGTTGCTTGCTCTCCTGTCACATCCGTCTGAGATTATCGGTACAGACGAAGGTGTCACGTCACAGTCGATTGTGTTTGTGATTGACGAATTCGACATGTTTGCATCGCACCCTCGACAAACATTACTGTACAACTTGTTTGATATCGCACAGTCGCGAAAGGCACCCATCGCAGTGGTTGGATGTACCACTAGACTAGATGTTGTTGAGATGTTGGAAAAGCGAGTCAAAAGTCGATTCAGCCATCGATACGTCTATCTCTCTCTGCCCAAATCGCTTCCAGCTTACTGGCAGGTCTGTAGACAGGGGTTGACTGTAGACAGcgatgaggctgagaaggaagGTATCAACACCTACCTCGAAGGACATGCCGCGTTCCAGGAGTATTGGAATAAAAAGATTGAG GGGCTGTACAGAGAGCGGTCTTTCCAGGACTTGCTTCAGTATCATTATTACACAACCAAGTCGGCTTCGGCATTCCTGACCGAATGGATCTTACCGCTGTCGGCTCTCTCAGCCAACGACGTGACACTCAAGATCCCTGCTGTGCAAGCAGATGTTGAGTCCTTGACACCTCCTGACTCTCGGCTTCACTTACTATCAACGCTGTCGGAGCTAGACCTAGGACTCCTTATTGCTGCAGCACGATTGGACATTGTAGCACACACGGATACGGTCAATCTGGCCATGGCATACGATGAATACAGTTCATTGATGGGGAGACAGCGAGTTcactcagcaacagcaggtATGCTCGCTGTAGGTGGAGGTGTGCGAGTATGGAGCCGTGGCGTAGCTGGTATCGCATGGGAACGACTGATATCACTGGGGTTGTTGGTACCAGCAGGCATAGGTGGTGCCCGTAACCTTGGGCATGGCGGATTAGAAGGCAAGATGTGGAAAGTCGACGTCGCACTGGAGGAGATCCCAGCAGCAGTCAAGTTGAATGCTGTACTGGCAAGATGGTGTAGGGAGATATAG
- a CDS encoding hypothetical protein (TransMembrane:11 (o97-115i127-146o158-179i191-208o220-244i256-277o289-307i328-347o505-525i537-558o570-589i)) — protein MSHQEPAEAATPAQKLVLFKSPLIGRSDSSDDGLPTKQPTAPDMSLFGNRYDDDCPQFQKHEDASLLELFYDLFFAANYTVFCETQGVNSPDRFRAYVGYFTVLWITWLTTSLYDVRFVTDSIFERVARGIHLGVMVGFAVVAPKFKPEDQDMKTMRTFSIILMVSRLALAIEYASILWHIRKFKKQALPMLLQIGLNFVLAMIYLGTTFRFTNHISNVYITWYVLAAVELVLTFILAYIFPVLSFQGTHLMKRMGLLTVIIVGDGIITICKSVVTIVENPDSWNAETVGVVLSSATTIYVVFLIYFDWMKNPYLPKFRQQLWTIIHYPLHLALCLFIQGFTQLVIWTKVFNVIKTIDLFKDINEDDIPADSINDITTKIMRDIFESIVQSFFTLFTPQYIETQEAVITSLDELSTINDTFWPPFFNWAETQLDEDMPDAKQFQILSDSLQGLGNAMRNALLETFKINLVNEVQDYNKANNITEQTGAEFEADLASRLDARFHLIFNYTYIAAGVSLIIMVALAVMSRTTRWSKWAITRHIIFVLLGIGTSLVAIVKYNQERAEKYQTSGWMIPVITLVWVTVLVLTHIRNPPPLFFKGSKSFWSKENESQTYNPVMPSEQQTAYKAVPHTQVTSSV, from the exons ATGTCGCACCAAGAGCCGGCCGAGGCTGCCACGCCAGCCCAAAAGCTCGTTTTGTTCAAGAGTCCTCTCATAGGACGATCAGACTCTAGTGACGATGGCCTTCCTACCAAGCAGCCTACCGCCCCTGATATGAGCCTCTTTGGTAACCGATACGATGATGACTGCCCACAGTTTCAAAAG CATGAGGATGCCAGTCTGCTCGAGCTTTTCTATGATCTCTTTTTTGCTGCCAACTACACCGTCTTCTGCGAGACCCAAGGCGTCAACAGTCCTGACCGTTTCAGAGCCTATGTCGGCTACTTCAC TGTCCTTTGGATTACATGGCTCACGACTAGTTTGTATGATGTTCGGTTTGTAACGGACAGCATCTTTG AACGTGTCGCCCGCGGCATTCATCTTGGTGTCATGGTTGGGTTTGCTGTAGTTGCCCCCAAGTTTAAACCTGAAGACCAAGAcatgaagacgatgagaaCGTTTT CCATCATCCTCATGGTGTCCCGTCTAGCCTTGGCCATTGAGTATGCGAGTATTCTCTGGCACATCCGCAAATTCAAGAAGCAAGCTCTACCAATGCTACTTCAGATCGGATTGAACTTTGTCCTCGCCATGATCTATCTCGGTACCACATTTCGCTTCACCAACCACATTAGTAACGTCTACATCACGTGGTATGTCCTAGCTGCCGTTGAGCTTGTTCTCACATTCATATTGGCATATATCTTTCCAGTTCTCAGCTTCCAAGGAACACACTTGATGAAACGCATGGGTCTCTTGACTGTTAttattgttggtgatggaatCATCACCATTTGCAAAAGCGTTGTCACTATCGTTGAAAACCCCGATTCGTGGA ATGCTGAAACCGTTGGTGTTGTACTATCCTCTGCTACCACCATATATGTTGTGTTCCTCATCTACTTCGACTGGATGAAGAACCCTTACCTGCCAAAGTTCCGCCAACAGCTCTGGACTATCATCCATTACCCCCTTCATCTCGCACTTTGCCTGTTCATTCAAGGCTTCACTCAACTCGTCATCTGGACCAAAGTCTTCAACGTCATCAAGACAATCGATCTGTTCAAAGACATCAACGAGGACGACATACCCGCGGACAGCATAAATGATATAACGACCAAGATAATGCGAGACATCTTTGAGAGCATTGTACAAAGTTTCTTCACACTCTTTACACCGCAGTACATAGAAACACAGGAGGCCGTCATCACATCCCTTGATGAATTATCTACCATTAATGATACCTTCTGGCCACCTTTCTTTAACTGGGCCGAAACACAACTGGATGAGGATATGCCTGATGCCAAACAGTTCCAGATCTTGTCTGATTCTCTGCAAGGACTTGGAAACGCTATGAGAAATGCTCTGCTTGAAACCTTCAAGATCAATCTCGTCAATGAAGTACAGGATTACAATAAAGCGAACAATATCACCGAACAGACCGGAGCCGAGTTCGAGGCCGACCTCGCCAGCCGACTGGACGCACGCTTTCATCTCATC TTCAACTACACATATATTGCTGCGGGTGTCTCGCTTATCATCATGGTGGCTCTGGCTGTCATGTCGCGAACAACCCGCTGGAGCAAATGGGCTATAACTCGCCACATCAtctttgttcttctcggcATTGGCACAAGCCTCGTCGCGATAGTCAAGTACAACCAGGAACGAGCCGAGAAATACCAGACGAGTGGTTGGATGATACCCGTCATCACTCTCGTCTGGGTCACAGTCCTTGTCTTGACTCACATTCGCAACCCGCCACCATTGTTCTTCAAGGGTAGCAAGTCCTTCTGGAGCAAAGAAAACGAGTCGCAGACGTACAACCCGGTTATGCCCTCTGAGCAGCAGACCGCATACAAAGCAGTTCCTCATACTCAGGTCACTTCCTCAGTCTAA